Proteins from a genomic interval of Yarrowia lipolytica chromosome 1E, complete sequence:
- a CDS encoding uncharacterized protein (Compare to YALI0E05731g, weakly similar to DEHA-IPF3451.1 Debaryomyces hansenii DEHA0C16368g putative oxydo-reductase): MPSLSEIKQFNSTHTPSVNKAVGVFFGGTSGIGKETAYMFAQKFDRPTVFIVGRSEEAGSQIVADLNRLNARATFIKSDLSQMKEVLRVSEIVKNDTSKINLLFLSQGILSTAGRTETAEGIDLRMALNYYGRWLAVKELAPLVQKAYNDGDKDNARVVSVLAPGNEGPYQENDISYETSSLWPIRTGTSRNSLLRQCCDSPEFTLICPSSMPIQAMLLPESPENCPGT; this comes from the coding sequence ATGCCTTCTCTCTCTGAAATCAAGCAATTCAACTCCACTCACACACCTTCTGTCAACAAGGCTGTGGGTGTCTTTTTCGGCGGAACTTCGGGAATTGGAAAAGAAACAGCCTACATGTTTGCGCAGAAGTTCGACAGACCCACTGTATTCATTGTGGGCCGAAGTGAAGAGGCTGGAAGCCAGATTGTGGCAGATCTGAACCGTCTCAATGCAAGGGCCACGTTCATAAAGTCCGATCTGTCCCAAATGAAGGAGGTGCTCCGAGTCTCGGAGATTGTTAAAAACGACACGTCCAAGATCAACCTGTTGTTTCTGTCCCAGGGTATTCTGAGCACCGCTGGACGAACAGAAACGGCCGAGGGAATTGACTTGAGAATGGCTCTTAACTACTACGGGCGGTGGCTGGCagtcaaggagctggcaCCTCTAGTTCAGAAGGCATACAACGACGGAGACAAGGACAATGCCCGAGTGGTGTCTGTACTAGCCCCTGGAAACGAGGGCCCCTACCAGGAAAATGATATCAGCTACGAAACAAGTTCTCTCTGGCCAATCAGAACAGGCACATCACGCAATTCACTTCTGCGGCAGTGTTGCGATTCTCCAGAATTTACCCTGATCTGTCCTTCATCCATGCCAATCCAGGCTATGTTGCTACCGGAATCACCCGAGAACTGCCCTGGTACGTGA
- a CDS encoding uncharacterized protein (Compare to YALI0E05687g, no similarity): MAKDNQIAIEDESPRSSDELVVEGRGAGKDTNTSAYTDTNDTTTNTTSSSNNNNDSALGGLQSSIQAAVDDIQNEDTSAGYGGVNRYEAALIYDRLRKALLPAIGINLAMCWIKDFSLSHSMVLFRLHDGRLPDEDMEDGNVTISGFFFLLLLIATSIAPFWTTPKISSAKLNAMGVPPQKFVAIILCLACGLNWLEKVFAYHWVIILFFRLFISLLLNEIKWSQVYFISGWFPQTEYLRVFIYTQWAAFVITWGYEFFWSFILALGVWPTPVFLLEPCGYVAVAWYLYHKVPEFPNQSEFLPADLNDKYVRMIESDPTFQPLDWNHPDSYDFYKIDLKSHSKLHYYIYFWLQFL; the protein is encoded by the coding sequence ATGGCAAAAGACAACCAGATTGCCATTGAGGACGAGTCTCCCCGAAGCAGCGACGAGCTGGTGGTCGAGGGACGAGGAGCCGGCaaggacacaaacaccagcGCATACACAGACACTAACGACACCACTACCAACACtacctccagcagcaacaacaacaatgatTCCGCTCTGGGAGGCCTTCAATCGTCAATTCAGGCGGCTGTTGACGATATTCAGAATGAAGACACGTCAGCAGGATATGGAGGAGTCAACCGATACGAAGCTGCTCTTATCTATGACCGTCTTCGAAAGGCACTTCTTCCGGCCATTGGTATCAATTTGGCCATGTGTTGGATCAAGGACTTTTCTCTGTCCCACTCCATGGTTCTTTTCCGACTGCACGACGGTCGACTCCCCGACGAAGACATGGAGGACGGAAACGTGACCATTtcgggcttcttcttcctgctcTTGCTGATTGCTACCTCCATCGCACCCTTCTGGACCACCCCCAAAATCTCCTCTGCTAAGCTCAATGCCATGGGAGTGCCTCCCCAAAAGTTTGTGGCTATCATTCTGTGTCTTGCCTGCGGTCTCAACTGGCTCGAAAAGGTGTTTGCCTACCACTGGGTCATCATTCTCTTCTTCCGTCTCTTTATTTCGCTTCTGCTGAACGAAATCAAGTGGTCCCAGGTGTACTTCATCTCCGGCTGGTTCCCCCAGACTGAGTACTTGCGAGTGTTCATCTACACCCAGTGGGCCGCCTTTGTGATCACCTGGGGCTACGAGTTCTTCTGGAGTTTCATTCTGGCCCTCGGTGTGTGGCCCACCCCTGTCTTCCTTTTGGAGCCCTGTGGATACGTGGCTGTCGCCTGGTACCTGTACCACAAGGTCCCCGAGTTTCCCAACCAGTCGGAGTTTCTGCCAGCTGATCTGAACGACAAGTACGTGCGAATGATCGAGTCGGATCCTACCTTCCAGCCTCTGGACTGGAACCACCCTGATTCGTACGACTTCTACAAGATTGACCTCAAGTCGCATTCCAAGCTGCACTACTACATTTACTTCTGGTTGCAGTTTCTGTAA
- a CDS encoding uncharacterized protein (Compare to YALI0E05665g, some similarities with uniprot|P43549 Saccharomyces cerevisiae YFL054c), which yields MLNQPKKPLWPKVRHFLREPFAEFWGCVILIVLGDGSVAQVTLSNGEKGDYQSISWGWGLGVMFGVYVSGGISGGHLNPAVTLASCVYRGFPWRKFPGYMLAQTLGCMVGAAIIYGNYRSAIDTFEGCKGCRTVSGPKSTAGVFCTYPAPFMTRTGQFFSEIVASAVLQFIIFAINDTKNIPAGPLAPLVLFFLIFAIGACLGWETGYAINFARDFGPRLVTAMIGYGSEVWSAGGYYFWVPIVAPFIGCLLGGFLYDFFMYTGDESPINWPWMGFDRFLNPHKRIEHDMGTVQQNVEAPMLVEAHPNMGSVQENPLSTGTDEPKVDMDPGFSSDSQTVHLGRNMRAADHEHVEQAHTPESATPPQPTGAAQFLEFENLDDSDSS from the coding sequence ATGCTCAACCAGCCGAAAAAACCCCTGTGGCCGAAAGTCAGACACTTCTTGCGAGAACCGTTTGCCGAGTTCTGGGGCTGCGTCATTCTCATCGTTCTGGGAGACGGTTCTGTTGCCCAGGTCACTCTCTCCAACGGCGAGAAGGGAGACTACCAGTCCATTTCGTGGGGCTGGGGTCTGGGAGTAATGTTTGGCGTCTACGTCAGCGGAGGTATCTCTGGAGGCCATCTCAACCCCGCCGTCACGCTTGCTTCTTGCGTCTACAGAGGCTTCCCATGGAGAAAATTCCCCGGATACATGCTGGCCCAGACCCTAGGATGTATGGTAGGTGCTGCCATCATCTACGGAAACTACCGATCTGCAATCGATACGTTTGAGGGCTGCAAGGGCTGTCGAACTGTGTCTGGTCCCAAATCCACAGCCGGAGTATTCTGTACCTACCCTGCTCCCTTCATGACTCGAACTGGCCAGTTCTTTTCCGAAATTGTAGCCTCGGCTGTTCTGCAGTTTATCATTTTCGCTATTAACGACACCAAAAACATACCCGCTGGTCCTCTGGCTCCCCTGGtactcttcttcctcattTTCGCTATTGGAGCCTGTCTTGGATGGGAGACTGGATATGCCATTAACTTTGCACGAGACTTTGGTCCCCGACTTGTGACTGCCATGATCGGATACGGCAGCGAAGTCTGGAGCGCTGGAGGTTACTACTTTTGGGTCCCCATCGTTGCCCCCTTCATTGGGTGTCTGCTGGGCGGCTTTCTCTACGACTTTTTCATGTACACCGGGGACGAATCGCCCATCAACTGGCCCTGGATGGGATTCGACCGATTTCTCAACCCCCACAAGCGAATCGAACATGATATGGGAACTGTTCAGCAGAACGTGGAGGCTCCCATGCTTGTGGAAGCCCACCCCAACATGGGCTCAGTGCAGGAGAACCCTCTGTCGACGGGAACCGACGAACCCAAGGTCGATATGGACCCTGGCTTCTCGTCAGATAGCCAGACTGTGCATCTGGGCAGAAATATGCGAGCCGCTGACCATGAACATGTCGAGCAGGCTCACACGCCTGAGTCGGCCACTCCTCCCCAGCCTACAGGCGCCGCCCAGTTTCTGGAGTTCGAAAACCTCGACGACTCGGACAGTAGTTAG
- a CDS encoding uncharacterized protein (Compare to YALI0E05709g, weakly similar to DEHA0B16577g Debaryomyces hansenii): MKYTALALAATAAALPLNLQQLTLSPTNMIDQVVGLLPNSIKQSVSGKKIGDTFDQSGMPPKEEAARVARTLVHRESLTTLVTVNKDNVPEGYVEYYADCGKDGNPVMLNVHIGTGFRNIAAGSEATLSVRVGDHPVTENTNPWYPGGIVKSTAGSPRVSLRGKFEDIDKDEIEAVESCFLKRHPDAKWWLPGNNVHSTHWVKFNVDSLHMVGGFGDRAFIGEIPGDVYREAKLLGHGEGVTLSEEELFAAHHGGMSKEEFVKVHGDVKHHDMKGKHHKGEHKGKHHKGQHKGKHHGDMKLTQEQLVKVHAALSDDPEAFIKAHSGDVSISDEKVHKVDANHGKDLTEEQLMKIHAALSDDPEAFKVHHNLL, from the coding sequence ATGAAGTACACTGCTCTCGCTCTGGCTGCCACGGCCGCGGCTCTCCCGCTCaacctgcagcagctcacTCTTTCCCCCACCAACATGATCGACCAGGTGGTGGGTCTTCTccccaactccatcaaGCAGTCTGTGTCCGGCAAGAAGATCGGTGACACCTTTGACCAGTCCGGTATGCcccccaaggaggaggctgcaCGAGTAGCCCGAACTCTGGTTCACCGGGAGTCTCTCACCACTCTTGTGAccgtcaacaaggacaatgTTCCTGAAGGTTACGTTGAGTACTACGCCGATTGCGGCAAGGACGGAAACCCTGTGATGCTCAATGTCCATATTGGAACCGGATTCCGAAACATTGCCGCTGGCTCCGAGGCCACTCTTTCGGTCCGAGTCGGTGACCACCCCGTCACTGAGAACACCAACCCCTGGTACCCTGGAGGAATCGTCAAGTCCACCGCTGGCTCTCCTCGAGTCTCCCTTCGAGGCAAGTTCGAGGATATCGACAaagacgagattgaggccGTCGAGTCGTGCTTCCTGAAGCGACACCCCGACGCCAAGTGGTGGTTGCCCGGTAACAACGTCCACTCCACCCACTGGGTCAAGTTCAACGTCGACTCTTTGCACATGGTTGGTGGTTTTGGCGACCGAGCCTTCATTGGTGAGATCCCCGGTGACGTTTACCGAGAGGCCAAGCTGCTTGGCCACGGAGAGGGAGTCACCCTctctgaggaggagctcttTGCTGCCCACCACGGCGGTatgtccaaggaggagtttgtcAAGGTGCACGGTGATGTTAAGCACCACGACATGAAGGGCAAGCACCATAAGGGAGAGCACAAGGGCAAGCACCATAAGGGACAGCACAAGGGCAAGCACCACGGTGACATGAAGCTCACCCAGGAGCAGCTTGTCAAGGTCCATGCCGCTCTGTCTGACGACCCCGAGGCTTTCATCAAGGCCCACTCTGGTGATGTGTCTATCTCCGACGAGAAGGTCCACAAGGTTGACGCCAACCATGGCAAGGATCTGActgaggagcagctcaTGAAGATTCATGCTGCTCTGTCTGACGACCCTGAGGCCTTCAAGGTCCACCATAACCTTCTGTAG